A portion of the Calliphora vicina chromosome 5, idCalVici1.1, whole genome shotgun sequence genome contains these proteins:
- the wbl gene encoding protein windbeutel has product MTKLLQKLICLVFINLGLLSCVTVANNCAGCLDLDDINFDKTLKRFPYALVKFDIAFPYGEKHEAFSAFSKVAHSVTDDLLIATVGIKDYGDNENKKLGERFNVDDKNYPAIFLFRNGEQKPIPLPSHMDVTLDNLKAFISSNTDLYIGREGCLKDFNDLAKNFANLEDSQQLERLALSKQSGESLSRDNEKSSAKIYYTFMEKIMKNGYKFVEEETKRLLRLKAGKVSDAKKAELKIKLNILESFRVNKLTKEEL; this is encoded by the coding sequence ATGACAAAACTACTACAAAAACTTATTTGTCTTGTATTCATTAATTTGGGACTCTTAAGCTGTGTTACTGTGGCCAATAACTGTGCGGGTTGTTTGGATTTGGATGATATTAACTTTGATAAAACCCTTAAACGTTTTCCCTATGCTTTGGTTAAGTTTGATATTGCTTTTCCTTATGGTGAAAAACATGAAGCATTTTCAGCCTTTTCCAAAGTGGCCCACTCTGTGACCGATGACCTGTTAATTGCCACTGTGGGCATTAAAGATTATGGCGACAATGAGAACAAAAAGCTGGGCGAACGTTTCAATGTCGATGACAAAAACTATCCCGCCATATTTCTGTTTCGCAATGGTGAGCAGAAGCCCATACCGCTGCCTTCACACATGGATGTTACGTTGGATAATCTAAAGGCTTTCATCAGTTCCAATACCGATTTGTATATCGGCCGTGAGGGCTGCTTAAAGGATTTCAATGATTTGGCTAAGAACTTTGCCAACCTGGAAGACTCACAGCAACTGGAACGTTTGGCTTTAAGTAAGCAATCGGGAGAGAGTTTATCAAGAGACAACGAGAAGTCTAGTGCTAAAATCTATTACACCTTTAtggaaaaaatcatgaaaaatggtTACAAGTTTGTGGAGGAAGAAACAAAACGTTTGCTACGTTTAAAGGCGGGTAAAGTATCGGATGCTAAAAAAgctgaattaaaaattaagttaaatatCTTAGAATCATTTCGTgtgaataaattaacaaaagaagaattgtaa